Proteins encoded together in one Acanthopagrus latus isolate v.2019 chromosome 19, fAcaLat1.1, whole genome shotgun sequence window:
- the LOC119008977 gene encoding patched domain-containing protein 3-like: MGCRRTDCISKPLSGLFEKLGSLVGSSPLSFFVIPLILTAALGGGFTFLRDREDNDFEGQYTPKKGPSKVTRAFVKENFPYNESMFSEERLYNMGHYASLIALSPQGSNILENPAFEDVLRLNDKILNITVNGTLGYKDLCAKVYGECVSNTILEIVQSNETQITYPVYTYRSISVFLGSVLGGVITGADSSVVSARTVKLFYYLDNLKSTADASKLWLRGFKKLLSDETDGRHIDVSYYTSKSKQEEIDSHTTDGFPLFLITYACAITFSVISCLRRDNVRNKVWVAVFGVLSAGLAVVSSFGLLLYIGLPFVITVANSPFLILGIGLNNMFVMVADWQHTKVNDPVPKRMAHTYKEAILPITITALTDVLKFSIGVTSDFPSVQSFCLYTSTSIIFCYIYTITFFGAFLALNGRREASNRHWLTCAKIPSDNLDHRSKIHNICCVGGGYDKNTGAEKKQPASNFFKDYYGPFLIKPWVKGAVIFLYVVYLAASIYGCFHVKQGIELYDLAADDSHVRKFNTDDREYFSDYGPSVMVIVSEEFPYWDKTKRQELQRCMQDFRGLHFVDKDIYTSWLDSYLSYGEEAHINLDDKDVFLKNLTQFFDVFPFFKQDVNLTGDAIFASRVFIQTVNIDDASMEVHMLKDLQTAADSCRVAPLLIYNQKFIFFDQYGVVISSTIKNVCVITAVMLVVSLLLIPNPLCSIWVAGSIASVTVGVTGVMVLWDITLDTISMIIFTVCIGFTVDFSAHMSYGFAASKKSSPDEKAVEALSHLGYPILQGALSTILGVSVLATSDFHTFRMFFKIFFLVIVIGMLHGLIFIPVILMLCTLRTDKFENKDKSLKITKL; this comes from the exons ATGGGCTGCAGACGCACAGACTGCATCTCAAAGCCTCTGTCGGGCCTCTTTGAGAAGCTCGGTTCCCTTGTaggctcctctcctctgtctttttttgtaattcctCTCATACTCACAGCAGCGCTCGGAGGAGGCTTCACGTTCCTCAGAGACAGGGAGGACAACGACTTCGAGGGGCAGTACACGCCCAAGAAAGGACCCTCGAAGGTGACGAGAGCGTTCGTCAAGGAGAACTTCCCCTACAATGAGTCGATGTTTTCAGAAGAGAGGTTGTACAACATGGGCCACTACGCATCCCTCATCGCTCTGTCACCTCAGGGTTCAAATATCCTGGAGAATCCCGCCTTTGAGGACGTCCTCAGACTCAACGACAAGATCCTGAACATCACCGTGAACGGGACTCTGGGGTACAAAGACTTGTGCGCAAAAGTCTACGGCGAATGTGTCTCGAACACCATCCTGGAAATCGTCCAGTCTAATGAAACCCAGATCACCTACCCCGTGTACACTTACAGATCCATCTCAGTGTTTCTGGGCTCTGTGTTAGGCGGGGTCATCACGGGTGCCGACAGCTCAGTCGTGAGCGCTCGGACCGTAAAACTCTTCTACTACTTAGATAACCTGAAAAGCACAGCTGACGCCTCGAAATTATGGCTGAGAGGATTTAAGAAGCTCTTATCAGATGAGACAGACGGCAGACACATTGAC GTGTCTTACTACACCTCCAAATCCAAGCAGGAGGAGATTGACAGTCACACCACAGATGGCTTCCCTTTATTCCTCATCACTTATGCCTGCGCCATCACCTTCTCCGTGATATCCTGCCTGAG ACGGGACAATGTGAGGAACAAGGTGTGGGTGGCCGTCTTCGGCGTCCTCTCCGCCGGCCTGGCTGTCGTCTCCTCTTTCGGCTTGCTGCTTTACATCGGACTGCCGTTTGTCATCACGGTCGCAAACTCTCCTTTCCTCATACTCG GAATCGGCCTCAACAACATGTTCGTCATGGTGGCCGACTGGCAGCACACCAAAGTCAATGACCCAGTCCCGAAGCGAATGGCTCACACCTACAAAGAAGCCATCCTGCCAATCACCATCACCGCCCTGACCGACGTCCTCAAGTTCTCCATCGGCGTCACGTCCGACTTCCCCTCGGTGCAGTCGTTCTGCCTCTACACCAGCACCTCCATCATATTCTGTTACATCTACACCATCACCTTCTTCGGAGCCTTCCTGGCTCTGAACGGGAGGCGGGAAGCCAGCAACAGGCACTGGCTGACCTGCGCGAAAATACCATCAGACAACCTCGATCACCGTTCCAAGATACACAACATCTGCTGTGTGGGAGGCGGCTATGATAAGAACACTGGCGCGGAGAAAAAACAGCCAGCGAGTAATTTCTTTAAGGATTACTACGGCCCGTTTTTGATCAAACCCTGGGTCAAGGGAGCTGTAATCTTCCTTTATGTCGTATATTTAGCTGCAAGTATTTATGGATGCTTCCATGTTAAACAGGGGATAGAGCTGTATGATCTGGCAGCTGATGACTCCCACGTCAGGAAATTCAACACGGACGATAGGGAGTATTTTTCTGATTACGGTCCATCTGTGATGGTTATTGTAAGTGAGGAATTCCCATACTGGGATAAGACCAAGAGGCAGGAACTTCAGCGGTGCATGCAGGACTTTCGAGGGCTCCATTTTGTAGATAAAGACATCTACACATCCTGGCTGGACTCTTATTTGTCGTATGGGGAAGAAGCACATATAAACCTCGACGataaagatgtttttctcaAAAATTTAACTCAATTTTTCGATGTATTCCCCTTTTTCAAGCAAGACGTGAACCTGACAGGAGATGCCATCTTTGCATCCCGCGTCTTCATTCAGACCGTCAACATTGACGATGCCAGCATGGAAGTCCACATGCTTAAAGACCTACAAACAGCCgctgacagctgcagagtgGCGCCGTTATTAATCTACAACCAGAAGTTCATCTTCTTCGACCAGTACGGGGTCGTCATCAGCAGCACGATTAAAAACGTCTGCGTGATCACAGCCGTGATGCTCgtcgtctccctcctcctgatTCCGAACCCGCTCTGCTCAATATGGGTGGCGGGTTCGATCGCTTCAGTGACTGTGGGAGTCACCGGCGTCATGGTGTTATGGGACATCACTCTGGACACCATCTCCATGATCATTTTCACCGTCTGCATCGGCTTCACCGTCGATTTCTCTGCTCACATGTCCTACGGATTCGCCGCAAGTAAGAAATCCAGCCCGGATGAAAAAGCCGTGGAGGCTCTCTCTCATTTGGGCTACCCGATCCTTCAAGGAGCCCTGTCCACCATCCTAGGCGTGTCCGTGTTGGCGACGTCTGACTTTCACACGTTCAGAATGTTTTTTAAGATCTTCTTCCTCGTCATAGTTATCGGGATGCTTCACGGCCTCATTTTCATTCCGGTGATTCTGATGTTATGCACGCTCCGCACGgacaaatttgaaaataaagacaagagtCTGAAAATCACCAAACTATGA